A portion of the Dethiosulfovibrio faecalis genome contains these proteins:
- a CDS encoding sugar ABC transporter ATP-binding protein, translating to MASEPLLKMEGVGKAYFSNRVLKNVNFTLEKGQILGLVGENGAGKSTLMNILFGMTVIHETGGYEGDIFIDGERIDFNSPLDALRAGIGMVHQEFSLIPGFSVSENVVLNRETTKYNPLVEAFGDRLRTLDRVTMVQRGRKAIDKLNVSLDPDTLVSELPVGYKQFTEIAREIDKENTRLLVLDEPTAVLTESEADILLASMKRLASLGISIIFISHRLQEVLDVCDKIVILRDGEVVYDTAPDQTDVMSIASHMVGRDVATAFARDEEERNFGETLLSVEHLWVDMPGETVRDVSMEIKEGEIFGIGGLAGQGKLGIANGIMGMFPAGGKVVFQGKPIVLNDPTSALEAGMSAVYEDRRGVGLLLEEPISWNIIFTALQMQGRFLKPLLGGITKIRDEEAIAECAREYVKSLEIRCVNERQRVQELSGGNQQKVCLAKAFETKPKLLFVAEPTRGIDVGAKKVVLDTLKLYNKKYGTTVVMVSSELEELRSICDRIAIVDSGRIVGTLPATTPSTEFGVLMLGVAKEKEKVGS from the coding sequence ATGGCATCAGAACCGCTCTTGAAAATGGAGGGAGTCGGCAAGGCCTACTTCAGCAACAGGGTTTTGAAGAACGTCAATTTTACCCTGGAAAAAGGCCAAATTCTAGGGCTTGTAGGCGAGAACGGAGCAGGCAAGTCCACGTTGATGAACATCCTTTTTGGCATGACAGTGATACATGAGACCGGAGGATACGAGGGAGATATATTCATAGACGGAGAGAGGATCGATTTCAACTCTCCTTTGGATGCCCTCAGGGCTGGAATAGGAATGGTCCATCAGGAGTTTTCCCTGATACCCGGTTTTTCCGTCTCCGAGAACGTGGTCTTGAACCGTGAGACCACCAAGTATAACCCTCTGGTGGAGGCTTTCGGCGATAGACTCAGGACTTTAGATAGGGTGACGATGGTTCAACGAGGCCGGAAGGCCATCGATAAGCTGAACGTCTCCCTGGATCCCGATACACTGGTGTCGGAGCTCCCCGTAGGCTATAAACAGTTTACCGAGATAGCCCGTGAGATAGACAAGGAAAATACCAGACTGTTGGTCCTGGACGAGCCCACCGCCGTGTTGACCGAGTCCGAGGCGGATATACTGTTGGCTTCCATGAAGAGATTGGCGTCTTTGGGTATCTCTATAATATTCATATCCCACAGGCTTCAGGAGGTCCTCGACGTCTGCGACAAGATCGTCATCCTGAGGGATGGCGAGGTCGTCTACGATACGGCTCCTGATCAGACCGACGTCATGTCCATAGCTTCCCATATGGTGGGCAGAGACGTAGCTACCGCATTCGCCCGAGATGAGGAGGAGCGTAATTTCGGCGAAACCCTCCTCTCTGTAGAGCACCTTTGGGTGGATATGCCGGGGGAGACGGTTCGAGACGTTTCCATGGAGATCAAAGAGGGCGAGATCTTTGGAATAGGTGGTCTAGCCGGACAGGGCAAACTAGGCATAGCCAATGGCATCATGGGTATGTTCCCCGCTGGCGGGAAGGTCGTCTTTCAGGGGAAGCCTATCGTTCTAAACGATCCCACTAGCGCTCTGGAGGCGGGAATGTCCGCTGTCTACGAGGATCGCCGCGGAGTGGGGCTGCTGTTGGAGGAGCCGATCTCCTGGAACATAATCTTTACCGCCCTTCAGATGCAGGGTAGATTCCTCAAGCCACTTCTTGGAGGTATCACCAAGATCAGGGACGAGGAGGCCATAGCTGAATGTGCCAGAGAATACGTAAAATCCCTGGAGATAAGATGCGTGAACGAGAGGCAGAGGGTTCAGGAGCTCTCCGGAGGCAACCAGCAGAAGGTCTGTCTTGCCAAGGCCTTCGAGACCAAACCTAAACTGCTTTTCGTGGCCGAGCCCACCAGAGGCATCGACGTAGGGGCTAAAAAGGTGGTTCTAGATACACTTAAGCTCTACAACAAGAAATACGGGACCACCGTCGTCATGGTTTCCTCGGAGTTGGAGGAACTTAGGTCGATCTGCGATAGGATCGCCATAGTCGATTCTGGGCGTATCGTCGGTACCCTCCCGGCTACCACGCCGTCCACCGAGTTCGGGGTCCTGATGCTGGGCGTGGCTAAAGAAAAAGAGAAGGTGGGTTCGTAG
- a CDS encoding ABC transporter permease subunit, whose amino-acid sequence MNKVNEFIEHAGWPRIIIGLFLLSLFVLAPFVGVRLDASISDTLVRFGMNGVMVLAMVPMIQAGCGLNFGLPLGIIAGLLGAVTSIEMGVYGLLGALVAMAVAIPVATVLGAAYGLLLNKVKGSEMMIATYVGFSSVAFMCIMWLVLPYRSSNMVWGYAGKGLRTTISVEGFWHQAISDIASFRIGEFFYIPTGIFLFFALLCFFMWVFMRTRTGTAMTTVGSNPEYARASGVNIDRMRIVSVILSTVLGAIGIIVYEQSFGFIQLYMGPFYMAFPAVSAILIGGASVHKATIMNVIVGTILFQGILTMTPSVINSMIQTDMSEVIRIIVSNGMILYALTRVVKVKS is encoded by the coding sequence GTGAATAAGGTCAACGAGTTTATCGAGCACGCCGGATGGCCCAGGATAATAATAGGTCTTTTTCTGCTCTCTCTCTTTGTCCTGGCTCCTTTCGTGGGAGTTCGGCTGGATGCCTCGATCAGCGATACTTTGGTCCGTTTCGGGATGAACGGAGTCATGGTCCTGGCTATGGTTCCTATGATACAGGCCGGTTGTGGTCTGAACTTCGGCCTTCCTCTCGGCATAATAGCCGGTCTCCTAGGAGCCGTAACCAGCATAGAGATGGGAGTGTATGGGCTTCTCGGTGCTTTGGTAGCCATGGCGGTAGCCATCCCCGTGGCTACCGTTCTCGGTGCTGCCTACGGACTGTTGCTTAACAAGGTGAAGGGCAGCGAGATGATGATCGCCACCTACGTGGGCTTCTCCTCGGTCGCCTTCATGTGCATAATGTGGCTGGTGCTTCCCTACAGGAGTTCCAACATGGTTTGGGGTTACGCCGGAAAGGGATTGCGTACGACCATATCGGTAGAGGGCTTCTGGCATCAGGCCATAAGCGACATAGCCTCCTTCCGTATAGGAGAGTTTTTCTACATTCCCACCGGAATATTTCTCTTTTTCGCCCTTCTTTGTTTCTTCATGTGGGTATTCATGAGGACCAGGACCGGCACTGCCATGACGACCGTGGGGTCCAACCCGGAATACGCCAGGGCCTCCGGGGTCAATATAGACAGGATGAGGATAGTCTCCGTAATTTTGTCCACGGTCCTCGGAGCGATCGGAATCATCGTGTACGAGCAGAGTTTCGGCTTTATTCAGCTCTACATGGGACCGTTCTACATGGCCTTTCCCGCGGTCTCTGCAATCCTCATAGGGGGAGCCTCGGTACATAAGGCGACCATAATGAACGTCATAGTAGGAACCATATTGTTTCAGGGGATACTCACGATGACCCCGTCGGTCATAAACAGCATGATACAGACCGATATGTCCGAGGTCATCCGTATAATAGTCTCCAACGGTATGATCCTATACGCTCTGACCCGAGTAGTGAAGGTGAAGTCATGA
- a CDS encoding response regulator — protein MSKTKILIVEDEIIIAMDLRARLERMGYEAVELSDVLDISLGSVASHDPDVVLMDIRLGEGMDGISLAGEIRRDLDIPVIFVTAHSDSLTLDRAGRTDPYGYLIKPVKDRELQVAISMAMHKHHTEGQLRKLFHNIPNGVMVLRYDESAHDLIVESVNPAAMKMDGVEEVMVGRPLSAYLMRSVCYDLEGSGCFGLIETVYRVWKTGVSEPYTLTSIRDDSILGWREYFVYRSSKDEVTFVFQDVTERKRLEETLKLRASDMMYSIEHLEALRASLDVALESDLSVAQRISYIADFMAKAVSEPESMSVRIVWEDKEVRNSGFQGMRWIFSRPLFRGRRKIGSVEWGYSKERQDLFEGPFSRKEVDLFESLVQVISHLVEDSMVERELRGRVGILQDVLDSFNVPVLCLDRDGRIVHLNGSMEELLEMGREEVLSLSLDRIPSDIARGLSPVSARVLESGVAEKMRLEEFSVEVRPTLNRGIVSGAMILFPVSGRCCNDIS, from the coding sequence ATGTCCAAAACGAAGATCTTGATAGTCGAGGACGAGATCATCATCGCGATGGATCTCAGGGCTAGGTTGGAGCGAATGGGATACGAGGCCGTCGAGTTGAGCGATGTCCTGGATATCTCTCTCGGATCCGTCGCTTCTCACGATCCGGACGTGGTTTTGATGGATATCCGATTGGGAGAGGGAATGGACGGTATCTCTCTTGCCGGCGAGATAAGGAGGGATCTGGATATCCCTGTTATCTTCGTAACGGCCCATTCCGATAGTCTGACCTTGGATAGAGCTGGCCGTACAGATCCATACGGTTATCTCATAAAACCGGTAAAGGATAGAGAGCTTCAGGTGGCCATCTCCATGGCGATGCACAAACACCACACCGAGGGGCAGCTGCGCAAACTTTTCCATAACATACCGAACGGGGTTATGGTCTTGAGGTACGACGAGAGCGCTCACGATCTGATCGTAGAGTCGGTAAACCCGGCGGCGATGAAGATGGACGGAGTCGAGGAGGTCATGGTGGGAAGGCCTCTCTCCGCCTATCTGATGAGGTCCGTCTGTTACGATCTGGAGGGAAGCGGTTGTTTCGGTCTGATAGAGACGGTCTATCGGGTATGGAAGACCGGCGTATCGGAGCCCTACACGTTGACTTCCATAAGGGACGATTCGATTCTGGGATGGAGAGAATATTTCGTATACAGATCCTCTAAGGACGAGGTTACTTTCGTCTTCCAGGACGTGACGGAGAGAAAGCGGCTGGAGGAGACCCTGAAACTGAGAGCCAGCGACATGATGTACAGCATAGAACATCTGGAGGCTCTCAGGGCCTCTCTGGACGTGGCCTTGGAAAGCGATCTTTCGGTAGCTCAGAGGATATCCTATATCGCCGATTTCATGGCCAAGGCCGTGAGCGAGCCGGAAAGTATGTCCGTCAGAATCGTCTGGGAGGACAAGGAAGTCAGAAATTCTGGATTTCAGGGCATGAGGTGGATTTTCTCCCGTCCTCTGTTCAGAGGACGGCGAAAGATAGGTTCCGTGGAGTGGGGTTACTCGAAGGAAAGGCAGGATCTATTCGAGGGGCCTTTCTCGAGAAAAGAGGTCGACCTTTTCGAGTCATTAGTGCAGGTGATTTCCCATCTGGTAGAGGATAGCATGGTAGAGAGAGAGCTGCGAGGGCGGGTAGGGATTCTCCAGGATGTTCTGGATTCTTTCAACGTGCCGGTTCTATGTCTGGATAGAGATGGACGGATAGTCCACCTTAACGGATCTATGGAGGAATTGTTGGAGATGGGGAGGGAAGAGGTTTTGTCCCTGTCTCTGGACAGGATTCCTTCCGATATCGCGAGAGGGCTCTCTCCCGTATCCGCCAGGGTCTTGGAATCCGGGGTGGCGGAGAAGATGCGGTTGGAGGAGTTCTCGGTGGAGGTTCGGCCGACTTTGAACAGGGGGATAGTGTCAGGTGCGATGATTTTATTCCCCGTTTCCGGGAGGTGCTGCAATGACATCTCATGA
- a CDS encoding DUF3798 domain-containing protein has protein sequence MKRYISLLLSVFMVAVLASTALADAAFHIGICTGTVSQSEDDLRGAEAMIAKYGDVADGGMIKHITYPDNFMQEMETTISQIASFADDPLMKVVVVNQAIPGTTEAFRRIREKRDDILLFAGEAHEDPGVIESVADLVINADNIARGYLIIASAKKLGATDFVHISFPRHMSIELLSRRRNIMEAACNDLGIKFHFETAPDPTSDVGVAGAQQFILEKVPAWLDKYGTKTAFFCTNDAHTEPLLKRVAEGGGFFIEADLPSPLMGYPGALGVELADVKGDFPAILKRVEEAVVDQGGKGRMGTWAYSYGYTNSVALAEFGRQCADNGIDHKHFRRKFKLADLSAAYSEATPGSQWNGNFYTDIQTGVQKKNHVLMYQDTYMFGRGYLDMTSVEVPEKYFSVK, from the coding sequence ATGAAGAGGTACATCAGTTTATTGCTCAGCGTCTTTATGGTTGCGGTCTTAGCTTCGACCGCTCTCGCAGATGCCGCTTTCCATATCGGTATCTGTACCGGAACGGTGTCTCAGTCCGAGGACGATCTCAGAGGAGCCGAGGCCATGATCGCCAAATACGGCGACGTAGCCGACGGTGGAATGATCAAGCATATCACCTATCCGGATAACTTTATGCAGGAAATGGAGACGACGATTTCCCAGATAGCTTCCTTTGCCGACGATCCTCTGATGAAGGTCGTAGTGGTCAATCAGGCTATACCGGGGACTACCGAAGCCTTCCGTCGCATAAGAGAGAAGAGGGACGACATCCTCCTCTTCGCCGGTGAGGCTCACGAGGATCCCGGCGTCATCGAGTCCGTGGCGGACCTTGTTATTAATGCTGACAATATCGCCCGTGGTTACCTCATCATTGCCTCGGCTAAGAAGCTGGGAGCTACCGACTTTGTCCACATTTCCTTCCCCCGCCATATGAGTATTGAGTTGCTCTCCCGTCGTCGTAACATCATGGAGGCCGCCTGTAACGATCTGGGGATCAAGTTTCACTTCGAGACCGCTCCTGACCCCACCAGCGACGTGGGCGTGGCCGGAGCCCAGCAGTTCATCCTCGAGAAGGTTCCTGCCTGGCTAGATAAGTACGGCACCAAGACCGCTTTCTTCTGCACCAACGACGCCCACACCGAACCTCTCCTTAAGAGGGTTGCCGAGGGCGGCGGTTTCTTCATCGAGGCGGATCTTCCCTCTCCTCTCATGGGTTATCCCGGAGCCTTGGGAGTCGAGCTTGCCGACGTCAAGGGCGACTTTCCCGCTATCCTCAAGAGGGTAGAGGAAGCCGTTGTCGATCAGGGAGGCAAGGGGCGTATGGGAACCTGGGCCTATTCCTACGGCTACACCAACTCGGTGGCCCTGGCGGAGTTCGGTCGTCAGTGTGCGGATAACGGAATCGACCATAAGCACTTCCGCAGGAAGTTCAAGCTGGCCGACCTTTCCGCCGCTTACTCCGAGGCTACTCCCGGATCTCAGTGGAACGGTAACTTCTACACCGATATCCAGACCGGAGTCCAGAAGAAGAACCACGTCCTCATGTATCAGGACACCTATATGTTCGGCAGAGGATACCTCGACATGACCAGCGTGGAGGTTCCCGAGAAGTATTTCTCCGTTAAATAA
- a CDS encoding ABC transporter permease, translating to MFPDAWEFHVAQYVNDGVDWLLVRFAPAFDSISVFISSVLSGIQSSLEMVPWWAYVVAVALGVWLATGKKKSAVILASLTFCIGLFGLWGLALETLSIIITSVLISLLLGIPLGVMTAEFPRGTAFMKPLLDGMQTMPSFVYLIPAMMFFGLGKVPAVFATLIYSMPPVIRLTTLGLRQVPKPAQEAAIAYGATRWQLLKEVRLPLAMPGIMAGINQTTMMALAMVVVCAMIGARGLGQEVLLSINRIDIGRGFESGISIVIMAIVIDRITQGLGKRWEPKKRQ from the coding sequence ATGTTTCCTGATGCATGGGAATTTCACGTAGCTCAATACGTAAACGACGGAGTCGATTGGCTTCTGGTTCGCTTTGCCCCGGCTTTCGACAGTATCTCCGTGTTCATTTCCTCCGTGCTTTCGGGAATACAGAGTTCTCTGGAGATGGTGCCTTGGTGGGCCTATGTCGTTGCGGTAGCCTTGGGTGTATGGTTGGCAACTGGCAAGAAGAAATCTGCTGTGATACTGGCTTCTTTGACTTTCTGTATCGGTCTTTTCGGCCTTTGGGGGTTGGCTCTCGAGACCCTCTCGATAATAATCACGTCCGTTCTGATCTCCCTTTTGTTGGGTATCCCCCTCGGAGTAATGACAGCCGAGTTCCCCAGAGGAACCGCCTTTATGAAGCCTCTTCTCGATGGAATGCAGACCATGCCCAGTTTCGTCTATCTCATACCGGCCATGATGTTCTTTGGACTGGGAAAAGTCCCCGCGGTTTTCGCCACGCTGATATACTCGATGCCTCCTGTCATACGACTGACCACACTGGGACTTCGACAGGTTCCCAAGCCTGCACAGGAAGCCGCTATCGCCTATGGTGCCACCAGATGGCAATTGCTCAAGGAGGTCCGTCTTCCTTTGGCCATGCCTGGGATAATGGCTGGTATCAATCAGACCACCATGATGGCGTTGGCCATGGTCGTGGTGTGTGCGATGATTGGCGCTAGGGGGCTCGGGCAGGAGGTTCTGTTATCTATAAACAGGATCGATATCGGCAGAGGGTTCGAGTCAGGGATAAGCATCGTCATAATGGCGATAGTCATAGATAGGATTACCCAGGGGTTGGGCAAGAGATGGGAGCCCAAGAAAAGACAATAG
- a CDS encoding betaine/proline/choline family ABC transporter ATP-binding protein (Members of the family are the ATP-binding subunit of ABC transporters for substrates such as betaine, L-proline or other amino acids, choline, carnitine, etc. The substrate specificity is best determined from the substrate-binding subunit, rather than this subunit, as it interacts with the permease subunit and not with substrate directly.) gives MTAIIEVKDLWKVYGKDAIDVDVEDEDLITEFDESEDTVVAIRGISFEVQRGEVFVVMGLSGSGKSTLIRSILRLIDPTSGSIVVDGEDVTQLDRDGLVQFRRDHVAMVFQHYGLLPHRTVLQNVAFGLKLKGIPQKERIDRAMIALERVGLKGWENYYPSSLSGGMRQRVGIARAVVMDSPILLMDEPFSGLDPLIRREMQDELIRLQEEMHKTIFFVTHDLDEAMRLGDRMAVMKNGDIVQLGHPSEILANPADEYVARFVHDKREQLRMADATKNCPVSEEVVSDVS, from the coding sequence TTGACAGCGATTATAGAGGTGAAAGACCTTTGGAAGGTCTACGGCAAGGATGCTATCGACGTCGACGTCGAGGACGAGGATCTCATAACCGAATTTGACGAATCGGAGGATACGGTGGTCGCCATAAGGGGCATTTCCTTCGAGGTCCAACGAGGAGAGGTTTTCGTGGTTATGGGGCTTTCTGGCAGTGGAAAATCCACTCTTATAAGGAGCATTCTGCGTCTTATAGACCCCACCTCGGGTTCCATAGTGGTCGATGGAGAAGACGTTACCCAACTTGACCGTGATGGATTGGTCCAGTTCAGGCGTGATCACGTGGCTATGGTGTTCCAGCATTACGGCCTGCTTCCCCATCGAACAGTCCTTCAAAACGTTGCTTTTGGTCTCAAATTAAAGGGAATTCCTCAAAAGGAGAGAATCGACAGAGCCATGATCGCTCTAGAGCGAGTCGGGCTTAAAGGGTGGGAAAATTACTATCCTTCTTCTTTGAGCGGCGGGATGAGACAGAGGGTCGGTATTGCCAGAGCGGTGGTGATGGATTCTCCGATTCTCCTGATGGACGAGCCTTTCAGTGGATTGGATCCTCTCATTCGCAGAGAGATGCAGGACGAACTCATCCGTTTGCAAGAGGAGATGCACAAGACTATATTCTTCGTCACACACGATTTGGACGAGGCTATGCGTCTCGGAGATCGAATGGCCGTTATGAAAAACGGCGATATAGTTCAACTGGGGCATCCTTCGGAGATTTTGGCCAACCCTGCCGATGAATACGTGGCTCGCTTCGTCCACGACAAGAGAGAACAGCTCAGGATGGCCGATGCCACCAAGAATTGCCCGGTTTCCGAGGAGGTGGTCTCCGATGTTTCCTGA
- a CDS encoding DUF342 domain-containing protein — MTSHDDLEERRIELGVAMAESSLDKLLVDLGKLVEEGELPDNEVLHGSFSYRVSVDRLTVFLDLFPPTEGGEPLESLSIFQALREHGIDEILEENVIFAVSECNRERKTLQRVVAAQGIPPKPSKNGSIRYNIPFRENGSETIDEEKKVDYKDRGTILFVDVGEELAYVDPPEEGEPGKDVYGRQIPVTPPERLFLSAGKGVECVDGRVFKATVQGQPVLRGQEISVREVYIVSGDVNLSTGNVDFAGSVVVHGNVAEGFSIVCGGDLEIRGTAESASISVVGNAKINSIIGENSKIDVKGSLEARFIQGGEVKVGEDVVVGSYVLHSYLQAGGSIVVKGRKGIIGGHLVALDKIETTVAGAPMGTATVLEVGVMAHLKAELADLESRIDKGQDVLNKIYQVVKAILPRFKEGHPVPSSMKERLKIVQDKKEALTEAIQGWKGREMVIRRQMAQMSGAFPTVSVRQKVYPGVEVVIYNVRKAVREELRFVTFFRDADNNQIKESPYS; from the coding sequence ATGACATCTCATGACGATCTGGAGGAGAGACGGATCGAGCTCGGCGTTGCGATGGCCGAATCGTCTTTGGATAAGCTTCTGGTCGATCTGGGAAAGCTCGTAGAGGAAGGTGAGCTTCCCGACAACGAGGTCTTGCACGGGTCCTTCTCCTATAGGGTGTCGGTAGATAGATTAACGGTTTTTTTGGATCTTTTCCCTCCGACGGAAGGCGGGGAGCCTCTGGAGTCGTTGTCTATATTCCAGGCCCTGAGGGAGCATGGTATAGACGAAATTCTGGAGGAAAACGTCATCTTCGCCGTATCCGAGTGCAACAGAGAGAGGAAGACCTTGCAGAGGGTGGTGGCAGCTCAAGGAATTCCTCCTAAGCCTTCCAAAAACGGGTCTATAAGATATAACATTCCCTTTCGAGAAAACGGTTCGGAGACGATAGACGAAGAAAAGAAAGTGGACTACAAGGATAGAGGAACCATATTGTTTGTCGATGTCGGGGAGGAACTGGCCTATGTGGATCCGCCGGAAGAGGGGGAACCCGGGAAGGATGTCTATGGCAGGCAGATTCCCGTAACCCCTCCGGAACGTCTTTTTCTATCCGCTGGCAAGGGGGTCGAATGCGTCGACGGAAGGGTCTTTAAAGCTACCGTTCAAGGGCAACCGGTATTAAGAGGCCAGGAAATATCGGTAAGAGAGGTTTATATCGTCTCCGGAGACGTGAATTTATCCACCGGGAACGTGGATTTCGCCGGATCTGTCGTGGTTCATGGAAATGTTGCGGAAGGGTTTTCCATCGTATGTGGAGGTGATCTTGAAATTCGAGGTACGGCAGAGTCGGCGTCTATATCGGTCGTTGGTAACGCTAAGATCAACTCCATAATAGGTGAAAACTCCAAGATAGACGTTAAGGGAAGTCTTGAAGCGCGCTTTATCCAAGGCGGTGAAGTCAAGGTAGGAGAGGATGTCGTGGTGGGATCCTATGTGCTTCACTCCTATCTACAGGCCGGAGGCTCGATCGTCGTTAAAGGACGTAAGGGGATAATCGGAGGACATCTCGTCGCTCTCGATAAAATAGAGACGACGGTGGCAGGTGCCCCGATGGGAACGGCCACCGTCTTGGAGGTGGGGGTGATGGCCCATCTAAAGGCAGAACTTGCGGATCTCGAGTCCAGGATAGATAAGGGGCAGGATGTGCTGAACAAGATATACCAAGTGGTGAAGGCCATATTGCCCAGATTCAAGGAGGGACATCCGGTTCCTTCCTCCATGAAGGAAAGGTTGAAGATAGTCCAGGATAAAAAGGAGGCCTTGACCGAGGCGATTCAGGGCTGGAAAGGTCGTGAGATGGTTATAAGGCGTCAGATGGCTCAGATGTCGGGTGCTTTCCCTACGGTCTCGGTAAGACAAAAGGTGTATCCCGGTGTAGAGGTAGTCATATATAACGTCAGAAAAGCCGTTCGGGAGGAGTTGCGCTTCGTTACGTTTTTCAGAGATGCTGACAATAATCAGATAAAAGAGAGCCCTTATTCGTGA
- the amrA gene encoding AmmeMemoRadiSam system protein A — MWRWGCLTPHPPIIVDNIGEGRQMEAIDTIEAMEGLAKKLSNNLPDAILILSPHSFSFRGLTISTGSTYEGDMGGFGHPEISMNLDGNLEAVEELVSFLDGKIPIRTYHNKITPLDHGAFVPLWFFRKRWTSMPSVVLANPIGLTREEAYEMGKALSTMTGKRSWGLVASGDLSHRLTPDAPAGYSPDGRILDERIVESLIKGKTDPVDRLDPETISRAGECGLRSAMALIGLIGAPMDVISYEGPYGVGYCIALGTVDKPKSGTTKTHPAVKLARSVLENFLDGKNRKTNETTNKELSRPRACFVSLKKRGQLRGCIGTLSPVRASLAEEIESNAIAAATSDPRFPPVTSKELKEITISVDILSEPESVADKEQLDPRIYGVIVSKGSRRGVLLPDLEGVDSIEDQLSIAAAKAGLAYTDDLDIKRFTVERHGESDED; from the coding sequence ATGTGGCGATGGGGATGTCTTACCCCTCATCCACCCATAATAGTGGATAACATCGGTGAAGGCAGACAGATGGAGGCTATCGACACGATTGAAGCGATGGAAGGTCTGGCGAAAAAGCTCTCGAATAACTTGCCGGATGCGATCTTGATCCTATCGCCCCACTCGTTCTCGTTCAGGGGATTGACCATATCGACCGGATCTACCTATGAAGGAGACATGGGAGGATTCGGCCATCCTGAGATCTCGATGAACCTGGACGGAAATCTAGAGGCCGTCGAAGAACTGGTCTCGTTCCTAGACGGGAAGATACCCATACGTACGTACCACAACAAAATTACCCCTCTCGACCACGGAGCATTCGTCCCCTTATGGTTTTTCAGAAAGAGATGGACCAGTATGCCCTCTGTGGTTCTGGCAAATCCTATAGGACTGACTCGGGAAGAGGCCTACGAGATGGGAAAAGCTCTTTCGACTATGACGGGAAAAAGAAGCTGGGGATTGGTAGCAAGCGGCGACCTCTCTCACCGTCTGACGCCGGACGCTCCTGCGGGTTACTCCCCGGACGGCAGAATACTGGACGAACGTATCGTCGAATCCCTTATAAAGGGAAAAACCGATCCCGTAGATCGGTTGGACCCAGAGACCATATCGCGAGCGGGGGAATGCGGCCTCCGTTCCGCCATGGCCCTCATAGGACTTATAGGAGCCCCTATGGACGTTATCTCATACGAAGGTCCCTACGGCGTCGGCTACTGCATCGCATTGGGAACGGTCGATAAACCGAAATCCGGTACGACGAAAACTCACCCTGCGGTAAAATTGGCAAGATCCGTCCTCGAGAACTTTCTCGACGGGAAAAACAGGAAAACAAACGAAACGACGAACAAGGAACTATCGCGACCAAGGGCTTGTTTTGTGTCGCTCAAAAAGAGAGGACAGTTGAGAGGATGTATCGGAACCCTCTCTCCCGTGAGAGCTTCCCTGGCGGAGGAAATAGAGTCCAACGCCATAGCCGCCGCCACATCGGACCCGAGGTTTCCCCCGGTCACCTCGAAAGAACTCAAAGAGATAACCATATCGGTGGACATACTCTCCGAACCCGAAAGTGTCGCGGATAAAGAGCAGCTGGACCCGAGAATCTACGGCGTCATAGTCTCCAAGGGTTCCAGACGGGGGGTTCTGCTTCCGGACCTCGAAGGAGTGGACTCAATCGAAGATCAACTATCCATAGCCGCGGCCAAGGCCGGATTGGCATACACCGACGACCTGGATATAAAGAGGTTTACCGTCGAGAGGCACGGGGAATCCGATGAAGACTGA
- a CDS encoding biotin transporter BioY, translated as MKIKTRDMVLVALFAGLTAVGAFLRIPIGPAPISMQNFFTVMSGCLLGARLGAASQGLYVSLGLIGVPVFTSGGGPSYLLNPTFGFLLGFIFCAWIIGRLMDGKKPSVFGFFLASLVGSTVVYAIGVPWLYVILTKVSGMDITFMEAVKMGCLVFIPGDLVKIALVSWLSSRIVPLIAKG; from the coding sequence ATGAAGATCAAAACGAGGGATATGGTTCTGGTTGCTCTTTTCGCAGGGCTTACCGCGGTAGGTGCATTCCTGAGAATTCCCATAGGTCCCGCCCCCATCTCGATGCAGAATTTTTTTACGGTGATGTCTGGCTGTCTCTTAGGAGCCAGGCTCGGAGCGGCCTCTCAGGGGCTGTACGTCTCTCTGGGATTGATAGGGGTCCCTGTCTTCACCTCCGGAGGTGGTCCGTCCTATCTGCTTAACCCGACCTTCGGTTTCTTGCTGGGTTTCATTTTTTGTGCCTGGATAATAGGGAGATTGATGGATGGCAAAAAGCCGTCGGTGTTTGGATTTTTCCTTGCCTCCTTAGTGGGATCCACGGTGGTTTACGCTATAGGGGTGCCGTGGCTTTACGTTATATTGACCAAAGTATCCGGGATGGATATAACGTTTATGGAGGCCGTTAAGATGGGGTGTCTGGTTTTTATTCCCGGAGATCTGGTTAAGATAGCCTTGGTCTCTTGGTTGTCCAGTAGGATAGTTCCTTTAATAGCTAAAGGGTAG